In Nonomuraea muscovyensis, one genomic interval encodes:
- a CDS encoding L,D-transpeptidase: MFGTAGCGSVTARAPAPAPPSVRVWPSFDGRNARTDRGMVVRARGGTLDAVLAYAGGQPVPGHLDATRTIWRSDWALKPGTEHTVTATATRPGAPSTVAMGRFRTRTPQRTFRVASAVPLPGETVGVGMPIILTFDAPVRDRAAVERALEVRAERPVEGAWRWVGDTQAVYRPREFWPARQRVTVVAHLAGVRAGPGVYGAADRSLTFTVGRAQTSTVDTRTHQMTVRRDGRVAQRMAISAGMATTREYTTTSGVHLTMDKGNPVRMVSPGRSKGDPGYYDLLIDHAVRISNSGEYVHAKDNVWAQGRVNVSHGCINSRPDQAAWFYAGSLRGDPVTITGTDRELEWDNGWGYWQLPWEEWVKGSALHAPDAAQRPAPATPAQPLPQR, translated from the coding sequence GTGTTCGGCACGGCCGGCTGCGGGTCGGTGACCGCGCGGGCGCCGGCTCCCGCGCCGCCGTCCGTGCGGGTCTGGCCGTCCTTCGACGGCAGGAACGCCCGCACCGACCGCGGGATGGTGGTCCGGGCGCGGGGCGGCACGCTCGACGCCGTGCTCGCGTACGCCGGGGGGCAGCCGGTGCCTGGCCACCTCGACGCGACCCGCACCATCTGGCGCTCCGACTGGGCGCTGAAGCCCGGCACGGAGCACACGGTGACGGCCACCGCCACCCGTCCCGGCGCCCCCTCGACGGTGGCCATGGGCCGCTTCCGCACCCGCACGCCGCAGCGCACGTTCCGGGTCGCCTCGGCCGTCCCGCTGCCCGGGGAGACCGTGGGGGTCGGCATGCCGATCATCCTCACGTTCGACGCGCCGGTGCGCGACAGGGCGGCCGTCGAGCGGGCCCTGGAGGTGCGGGCCGAGCGGCCCGTCGAGGGCGCGTGGCGGTGGGTCGGCGACACCCAGGCGGTCTACCGCCCCCGCGAGTTCTGGCCCGCCAGGCAGCGGGTCACCGTCGTCGCCCACCTGGCCGGCGTCCGCGCCGGCCCCGGCGTGTACGGCGCCGCCGACCGCTCGCTCACCTTCACCGTCGGCCGCGCCCAGACCAGCACCGTCGACACCCGCACCCACCAGATGACGGTCCGGCGCGACGGCCGGGTCGCGCAGCGCATGGCCATCAGCGCCGGCATGGCCACCACCCGCGAATACACCACGACCAGCGGCGTCCACCTGACCATGGACAAGGGCAACCCGGTGCGCATGGTCTCGCCCGGCCGCAGCAAGGGCGACCCCGGATACTACGACCTGCTGATCGACCACGCGGTCCGCATCTCCAACAGCGGCGAGTACGTCCACGCCAAGGACAACGTGTGGGCCCAGGGCCGCGTCAACGTCAGCCACGGCTGCATCAACTCCCGGCCCGACCAGGCCGCCTGGTTCTACGCCGGTTCGCTGCGCGGCGACCCGGTGACGATCACCGGCACCGACCGCGAGCTCGAATGGGACAACGGCTGGGG